A stretch of the Pelmatolapia mariae isolate MD_Pm_ZW linkage group LG23, Pm_UMD_F_2, whole genome shotgun sequence genome encodes the following:
- the reps2 gene encoding ralBP1-associated Eps domain-containing protein 2 isoform X1, producing the protein MDQESGAASAGSFISLNEHEQRYYSGLHGLCQADTSGKLSSSKVAELFKASQLPPESLHKVTEVCGAKRLGYFGTSQFYVALKLLAAAQSGLPIRLESITANLPLPRFVGLKNEPEMRYSTVPSSIDAQGPQCGSAPGSLIWTPADRNTFRHLEAGTDKKELWSPPRSPCSSPPRSPLTYRSYPYAKQRNGVDPQIAYESKHSSRPIVQLEQHSSPSKYGTKPTVEHPAMAQASSVERLEQQGVSDYTEDDPWRITEEQLEYYTNQFKSLQPDLGALILGAVAKNFFTKSKLPIPELSHIWELSDVDRDGALTFSEFCTAFHLIVARKNGYPLPETLPPSLRPGFMQHEEDIPDTPESAGPLIVFEDPGRRLNQMDPSIMQRLQPSLASTKQDLKEESSKQDVKMLTTSQDKETLQLGAFPERPEPPQALDPQMKTKTRPRSYSSTSIEDAMKKAEEPPTPPPRPQKTHSRASSLDLNKLFQQGAPGVKSGWLLPPPALPPRPTASQVSHFIGTLEKTVQSKVQQPNFADFSHFREEEETSVKPEDQGPHSRFGLSTEDLTNPSKQDMTAASHNQPPQKPVRRKYLPESQNLETVPPPAVPFPPPAKTPQKLLPRQKREIQQAIRKNRETNAVLTRLNSELQQQLKVVHKERVTLESQLELLRPLAST; encoded by the exons ATGGATCAGGAATCCGGTGCGGCGTCTGCGGGGAGTTTCATCTCCCTGAATGAGCATGAGCAGAGGTATTACTCAGGTCTCCACGGTCTGTGCCAGGCTGACACTTCAGGAAAACTGTCGTCCAGTAAAGTGGCAGAGCTGTTCAAGGCGTCTCAGCTACCTCCCGAATCTCTGCATAAA GTGACCGAGGTGTGTGGAGCAAAGCGTCTGGGTTACTTTGGTACATCTCAGTTCTACGTGGCTCTGAAGCTGCTCGCAGCTGCCCAGTCTGGTCTACCCATCCGCCTGGAGAGCATAACCGCCA ATCTACCTCTACCTAGATTTGTTGGTCTGAAGAATGAACCAGAGATGCGATACTCGACTGTCCCTTCCAGCATAGACGCTCAGGGCCCGCAGTGTGGCTCTGCACCCGGTTCTCTTATCTGGACTCCAGCAGACAGGAACACCTTCAGACATCTGGAGGCCGGCACAGACAAGAAG GAACTTTGGTCGCCACCACGATCCCCGTGTAGCTCACCACCTCGCTCACCATTGACATATCGCAGTTACCCATACGCCAAGCAGAGAAATGGAGTTGACCCACAAATCG CCTATGAAAGCAAACATTCCTCACGGCCGATCGTTCAGCTGGAGCAGCACTCCTCACCAAGCAAATACGGGACCAAACCCACTGTGGAGCATCCAGCTATGGCTCAG GCTTCCTCAGTAGAAAGGCTCGAGCAGCAGGGTGTTTCAGACTATACTGAGGATGACCCCTGGAGGATCACAGAGGAACAGCTGGAGTATTACACTAATCAATTCAAGAGCCTGCAGCCTGACCTGGGGGCTCTCATCCTGG GAGCTGTAGCAAAAAATTTCTTCACAAAATCCAAGCTCCCAATTCCAGAGCTGTCCCACATTTG GGAGCTGAGTGATGTGGATAGAGATGGGGCTCTCACGTTTTCTGAGTTTTGCACAGCGTTCCACTTGATTGTGGCCCGAAAGAATGGTTACCCTCTCCCAGAGACGCTGCCTCCCAGCCTGCGGCCAGGGTTCATGCAGCATGAAGAGGACATACCGGACACTCCTGAA AGTGCAGGGCCTTTAATTGTCTTCGAGGATCCTGGACGGAGGCTGAATCAGATG gatCCGAGCATTATGCAGAGACTCCAGCCAAGCTTGGCCTCAACGAAACAAGACTTGAAAGAAGAATCCAGTAAACAAG ATGTGAAGATGCTCACGACATCTCAAGACAAAGAAACTCTTCAGCTCGGTGCTTTTCCTGAGCGGCCAG AACCGCCTCAAGCTCTGGACCCACAGATGAAGACAAAAACTAGACCAAG GTCCTACTCCAGCACTTCAATCGAAGACGCTATGAAGAAGGCCGAGGAGccacccacccctccccctCGACCCCAGAAGACCCACTCCAGGGCCTCATCGCTGGACCTCAATAAGCTCTTCCAGCAGGGCGCTCCAG GAGTAAAAAGTGGATGGTTGCTGCCTCCTCCAGCCCTCCCTCCTAGACCGACAGCTTCGCAG GTTTCTCATTTTATCGGCACTTTGGAGAAAACTGTCCAGAGTAAAGTGCAGCAGCCAAACTTTGCTGACTTCAGTCACTTCAGAGAAGAG GAGGAGACTAGTGTGAAACCTGAAGATCAGGGGCCACACTCCCGATTTGGGCTCAGCACTGAGGACTTGACGAATCCTTCAAAACAG GACATGACTGCCGCCTCTCACAATCAACCTCCACAGAAGCCAGTTCGCAGGAAATATCTCCCAGAGAGCCAAAACCTGGAGACTGTACCTCCGCCGGCGGTGCCATTTCCTCCTCCTGCTAAAACTCCTCAAAA ACTGCTGCCCAGACAGAAGAGGGAGATCCAGCAGGCTATCCGTAAGAACAGGGAAACCAATGCTGTGCTGACACGCCTTAATAGCGAACTCCAGCAGCAACTTAAG
- the reps2 gene encoding ralBP1-associated Eps domain-containing protein 2 isoform X2, producing the protein MDQESGAASAGSFISLNEHEQRYYSGLHGLCQADTSGKLSSSKVAELFKASQLPPESLHKVTEVCGAKRLGYFGTSQFYVALKLLAAAQSGLPIRLESITANLPLPRFVGLKNEPEMRYSTVPSSIDAQGPQCGSAPGSLIWTPADRNTFRHLEAGTDKKELWSPPRSPCSSPPRSPLTYRSYPYAKQRNGVDPQIAYESKHSSRPIVQLEQHSSPSKYGTKPTVEHPAMAQASSVERLEQQGVSDYTEDDPWRITEEQLEYYTNQFKSLQPDLGALILGAVAKNFFTKSKLPIPELSHIWELSDVDRDGALTFSEFCTAFHLIVARKNGYPLPETLPPSLRPGFMQHEEDIPDTPESAGPLIVFEDPGRRLNQMDPSIMQRLQPSLASTKQDLKEESSKQDVKMLTTSQDKETLQLGAFPERPEPPQALDPQMKTKTRPRSYSSTSIEDAMKKAEEPPTPPPRPQKTHSRASSLDLNKLFQQGAPGVKSGWLLPPPALPPRPTASQVSHFIGTLEKTVQSKVQQPNFADFSHFREEEETSVKPEDQGPHSRFGLSTEDLTNPSKQDMTAASHNQPPQKPVRRKYLPESQNLETVPPPAVPFPPPAKTPQKWFIRRGSPWSPSWSSCGLWLRHD; encoded by the exons ATGGATCAGGAATCCGGTGCGGCGTCTGCGGGGAGTTTCATCTCCCTGAATGAGCATGAGCAGAGGTATTACTCAGGTCTCCACGGTCTGTGCCAGGCTGACACTTCAGGAAAACTGTCGTCCAGTAAAGTGGCAGAGCTGTTCAAGGCGTCTCAGCTACCTCCCGAATCTCTGCATAAA GTGACCGAGGTGTGTGGAGCAAAGCGTCTGGGTTACTTTGGTACATCTCAGTTCTACGTGGCTCTGAAGCTGCTCGCAGCTGCCCAGTCTGGTCTACCCATCCGCCTGGAGAGCATAACCGCCA ATCTACCTCTACCTAGATTTGTTGGTCTGAAGAATGAACCAGAGATGCGATACTCGACTGTCCCTTCCAGCATAGACGCTCAGGGCCCGCAGTGTGGCTCTGCACCCGGTTCTCTTATCTGGACTCCAGCAGACAGGAACACCTTCAGACATCTGGAGGCCGGCACAGACAAGAAG GAACTTTGGTCGCCACCACGATCCCCGTGTAGCTCACCACCTCGCTCACCATTGACATATCGCAGTTACCCATACGCCAAGCAGAGAAATGGAGTTGACCCACAAATCG CCTATGAAAGCAAACATTCCTCACGGCCGATCGTTCAGCTGGAGCAGCACTCCTCACCAAGCAAATACGGGACCAAACCCACTGTGGAGCATCCAGCTATGGCTCAG GCTTCCTCAGTAGAAAGGCTCGAGCAGCAGGGTGTTTCAGACTATACTGAGGATGACCCCTGGAGGATCACAGAGGAACAGCTGGAGTATTACACTAATCAATTCAAGAGCCTGCAGCCTGACCTGGGGGCTCTCATCCTGG GAGCTGTAGCAAAAAATTTCTTCACAAAATCCAAGCTCCCAATTCCAGAGCTGTCCCACATTTG GGAGCTGAGTGATGTGGATAGAGATGGGGCTCTCACGTTTTCTGAGTTTTGCACAGCGTTCCACTTGATTGTGGCCCGAAAGAATGGTTACCCTCTCCCAGAGACGCTGCCTCCCAGCCTGCGGCCAGGGTTCATGCAGCATGAAGAGGACATACCGGACACTCCTGAA AGTGCAGGGCCTTTAATTGTCTTCGAGGATCCTGGACGGAGGCTGAATCAGATG gatCCGAGCATTATGCAGAGACTCCAGCCAAGCTTGGCCTCAACGAAACAAGACTTGAAAGAAGAATCCAGTAAACAAG ATGTGAAGATGCTCACGACATCTCAAGACAAAGAAACTCTTCAGCTCGGTGCTTTTCCTGAGCGGCCAG AACCGCCTCAAGCTCTGGACCCACAGATGAAGACAAAAACTAGACCAAG GTCCTACTCCAGCACTTCAATCGAAGACGCTATGAAGAAGGCCGAGGAGccacccacccctccccctCGACCCCAGAAGACCCACTCCAGGGCCTCATCGCTGGACCTCAATAAGCTCTTCCAGCAGGGCGCTCCAG GAGTAAAAAGTGGATGGTTGCTGCCTCCTCCAGCCCTCCCTCCTAGACCGACAGCTTCGCAG GTTTCTCATTTTATCGGCACTTTGGAGAAAACTGTCCAGAGTAAAGTGCAGCAGCCAAACTTTGCTGACTTCAGTCACTTCAGAGAAGAG GAGGAGACTAGTGTGAAACCTGAAGATCAGGGGCCACACTCCCGATTTGGGCTCAGCACTGAGGACTTGACGAATCCTTCAAAACAG GACATGACTGCCGCCTCTCACAATCAACCTCCACAGAAGCCAGTTCGCAGGAAATATCTCCCAGAGAGCCAAAACCTGGAGACTGTACCTCCGCCGGCGGTGCCATTTCCTCCTCCTGCTAAAACTCCTCAAAA
- the cltrn gene encoding collectrin — protein sequence MLEKILLLLSLSFSVAEELCKPGVGEAYKVRFSIKTALGDQAYPWNKNEMFLFRAALAFAMRDYTNGEEFGVSDIHPCNETQRVSFWFVVTRPNTMDLVDKGTVEMAIKKSRNRINGAFLLTDQTLEFDGIYPTLTAPVSPDTPPWLIVFGVVMGAVSVGIIALLVYPLVQRKLKKNKDADDEDSDEETGVKTAENGANDGIYNSTFSDDERFTQM from the exons ATGTTGGAAAAGATCTTGCTCCTGCTCAGTTTGTCATTTTCTGTGGCGGAAGAGCTCTGTAAACCAG GTGTTGGAGAAGCCTACAAAGTTCGATTCAGCATCAAAACCGCACTGGGAGATCAagct TATCCCTggaacaaaaatgaaatgttcCTTTTCCGGGCAGCTCTGGCTTTTGCCATGAGGGATTACACTAACGGAGAAGAATTTGG GGTTTCAGACATCCATCCGTGTAACGAGACTCAGAGAGTGTCCTTCTGGTTTGTGGTGACGAGGCCGAACACCATGGATCTTGTTGATAAAGGAACTGTGGAGATGGCTATAAA AAAGTCGAGAAATCGCATCAACGGTGCTTTTCTGCTAACAGATCAAACTCTGGAGTTCGATGGCATCTATCCCACTCTGACAGCACCGGTGTCCCCTGACACCCCTCCGTGGCTCATTGTCTTTGGGGTGGTCATGGGTGCAGTTAGCGTCGGCATCATTGCCCTGCTTGTGTATCCTCTGGTCCAAAGAAAACT GAAGAAAAACAAGGATGCAGATGACGAGGACAGTGACGAAGAGACAGGGGTGAAAACGGCTGAAAACGGTGCAAATGATGGTATTTATAACTCGACGTTCTCGGACGATGAGCGATTCACGCAGATGTAA